The following coding sequences are from one Arcobacter nitrofigilis DSM 7299 window:
- a CDS encoding gamma-glutamyltransferase family protein gives MDKLLKTQTSQKGMVVSPHHAASDAGLEILKKGGNAIEASIAVASSLAIHYPHMTGIGGDAFWLVYDPKEGVSFIEASGYSGYDVKKELYEGLNEIPFRGKLAANTAAGAVSAWDLAFEKSKTWGGKMTPATLLSEAISSANSGIKVSKSLSETLKEKQTELQADTFFESVYYPNKEVPKEGDILIQKALGETLKRISQEGFDTFYRGSLSGDIANDFSKREGFITLNDLNNHQASWNKALELQTSQAKLFNASAPTQGVASLMILGLFDRWVEKLPQLDSSSHVHLLVEATKIAFSHRAKMDTSASAEELQAWLEPEYLDKLSEKIDLQKAKAWGKETAPGDTTWFGAVDSQGRVVSAIQSIYHEFGSGLMLPNTGIVWQNRGCSFSLDSSHIQTLMPHKKPFHTLNPAIALFNDGRVMAYGTMGGDGQPQTQAAVYSRYAYYNDDLQTTINKPRWLLGRTWGNSSESLKLESRFPLDCQEDLVKKGHEVEILSSLDSAVGHAGAIVWHPTGKIEGASDPRSDGKASNL, from the coding sequence ATGGATAAATTACTTAAAACACAAACTTCACAAAAAGGCATGGTAGTCTCACCCCATCATGCAGCTTCAGATGCAGGACTTGAGATACTAAAAAAAGGAGGCAATGCAATTGAAGCTTCAATTGCAGTTGCTTCTTCTTTAGCAATACATTATCCTCACATGACAGGTATTGGAGGAGATGCCTTTTGGTTAGTTTATGACCCAAAAGAAGGTGTTTCTTTTATAGAGGCCTCTGGGTATTCTGGATATGATGTAAAAAAAGAGTTATATGAAGGATTAAATGAAATACCTTTTAGGGGAAAATTAGCAGCAAATACAGCAGCTGGAGCAGTTTCTGCTTGGGACTTAGCTTTTGAGAAAAGTAAAACTTGGGGTGGAAAAATGACTCCTGCAACTCTTCTTTCTGAGGCAATAAGTTCTGCAAATAGTGGTATTAAAGTAAGTAAATCATTAAGTGAAACCTTAAAAGAAAAACAAACAGAACTTCAAGCCGATACTTTTTTTGAAAGTGTTTATTATCCAAATAAAGAAGTTCCAAAAGAGGGTGATATCTTAATCCAAAAAGCATTGGGTGAAACATTAAAAAGAATTTCGCAAGAAGGGTTTGATACTTTTTATAGGGGTTCTTTATCAGGAGATATAGCAAATGATTTTTCAAAAAGGGAAGGATTTATAACTCTTAATGATTTAAATAATCACCAGGCAAGTTGGAATAAGGCACTAGAATTGCAAACTTCTCAAGCAAAATTATTTAATGCTTCAGCTCCTACACAAGGGGTCGCTTCTTTGATGATCTTGGGATTATTTGATCGTTGGGTAGAAAAATTACCCCAATTGGATTCTTCAAGTCATGTACACTTGTTAGTAGAAGCTACAAAAATTGCTTTTTCTCATAGGGCAAAAATGGACACTTCGGCAAGTGCAGAAGAGCTACAAGCTTGGTTGGAACCAGAATATTTAGATAAATTAAGTGAAAAAATTGATTTACAAAAAGCTAAAGCTTGGGGCAAAGAAACAGCTCCTGGTGATACTACTTGGTTTGGAGCTGTTGATTCCCAAGGTAGAGTTGTAAGTGCTATTCAAAGTATTTATCATGAGTTTGGTAGTGGTTTGATGTTACCTAATACTGGTATCGTTTGGCAAAATAGGGGATGTAGTTTTTCTTTGGACTCTTCACATATTCAAACTTTGATGCCACATAAAAAACCTTTTCATACTTTAAATCCTGCTATTGCTTTATTTAATGATGGAAGAGTGATGGCATATGGAACAATGGGTGGAGATGGACAACCTCAGACCCAAGCAGCGGTATATTCAAGATATGCATATTATAATGATGACTTGCAAACAACTATTAATAAACCAAGATGGTTATTAGGTAGAACTTGGGGAAATTCATCTGAGAGTTTAAAACTAGAGTCTCGTTTTCCACTTGATTGTCAAGAAGATTTGGTAAAAAAAGGGCATGAGGTAGAGATTTTATCATCTCTTGATTCTGCTGTTGGACATGCAGGTGCAATAGTATGGCATCCTACTGGAAAAATTGAGGGTGCAAGTGACCCCAGAAGTGATGGAAAAGCATCAAATTTATAA
- a CDS encoding substrate-binding domain-containing protein, whose amino-acid sequence MQNKKIAYLVANLEIPFWQIMKKGIKTNCNKLGYDLEVLDAQDNQKKELENTVKAIKDKVDGIVLSSINSYTAGTILKLTKKANIPVVISDTGTRSKDYISYISSNNKLGAYDLGKYLTKELTKKGFEKGEIGIIALPQKKIITQERTAGFLKALDESPFKSADLKQVKTRTEEETYNLIKNMIIQYPDLHTIWLQSSKTYKSAIKAINDFKKQNEILLITFDLEPDFLELIPKNIILASAVQQPFIMGELALEQMDNYLKGKKVQKVIELPVNIITADNIKEKTAFINHNVLGIQSN is encoded by the coding sequence GTGCAAAATAAAAAGATTGCATATTTAGTTGCAAACCTAGAGATCCCTTTTTGGCAAATCATGAAAAAAGGAATTAAAACTAACTGCAATAAATTAGGTTATGATTTAGAAGTACTAGATGCTCAAGATAATCAAAAAAAAGAATTAGAAAATACTGTAAAAGCTATAAAAGATAAAGTAGATGGAATCGTACTTTCTTCTATAAACTCATATACTGCAGGAACTATTTTAAAACTAACAAAAAAAGCAAATATTCCAGTTGTTATTTCTGATACAGGAACAAGAAGTAAAGACTATATTTCTTACATCTCTTCAAATAATAAACTTGGAGCATATGATCTAGGTAAATATCTTACAAAAGAATTAACTAAAAAAGGTTTTGAGAAAGGGGAAATTGGTATTATAGCTCTTCCTCAGAAAAAAATTATCACTCAAGAAAGAACAGCTGGTTTTTTAAAAGCATTAGATGAATCTCCATTTAAAAGTGCTGATTTAAAACAAGTTAAGACAAGAACAGAAGAAGAGACTTATAACTTAATAAAAAACATGATAATACAATATCCAGATTTACACACAATTTGGCTTCAATCTTCAAAAACTTATAAATCAGCTATAAAAGCAATAAACGATTTTAAAAAACAAAATGAAATTTTATTGATAACTTTTGATTTAGAACCTGATTTTTTAGAGTTAATTCCTAAAAATATTATATTAGCATCAGCTGTTCAACAACCTTTTATTATGGGGGAATTAGCCTTAGAACAAATGGATAATTATCTAAAAGGAAAAAAAGTACAAAAAGTAATAGAACTTCCAGTAAATATAATTACAGCTGATAATATAAAAGAAAAAACTGCTTTTATAAACCACAATGTTTTAGGTATACAAAGTAACTAA
- a CDS encoding PP2C family protein-serine/threonine phosphatase — protein sequence MFNFYGKSTKSYLKEENEDSLLVNKIISNDKPIKGSSIKESILFAIADGVGGSKYGKIASNYILSELSKNRNLLNHQIILNIIKNTHQYLIKNYSNDAQTVVSIIWIENEKFAIYHIGDTRVYLMTKRNFIQLTNDHTYVQELVDKGIISENMKSSHNKKNIITQSLGGSHEIKIDIYNGLIEPEDKLLLSTDGIHDYIDDNKIHEILFKTNNLEKNINTLITLAKDNGSKDDLSGIVVFYK from the coding sequence ATGTTTAACTTTTATGGTAAAAGTACAAAATCATATTTAAAGGAAGAAAATGAAGATTCTTTATTAGTAAATAAAATAATTTCAAATGATAAACCTATAAAAGGTTCTTCGATAAAAGAAAGTATATTATTTGCTATTGCAGATGGAGTTGGTGGTTCAAAATATGGTAAAATTGCATCCAATTATATTTTAAGTGAACTATCAAAAAATAGAAATTTATTAAATCATCAAATAATCCTAAATATAATAAAGAATACACATCAATATTTAATAAAAAACTACTCAAATGATGCACAAACTGTAGTATCAATTATTTGGATAGAAAATGAAAAATTTGCAATATACCATATAGGTGACACAAGAGTATATTTAATGACAAAAAGAAATTTTATACAATTAACAAATGACCATACATATGTTCAAGAACTTGTAGATAAAGGGATTATTTCAGAAAATATGAAATCATCCCACAATAAGAAAAATATTATAACTCAATCATTAGGGGGAAGTCATGAAATTAAAATTGATATTTATAATGGCTTAATTGAACCTGAAGATAAGTTATTATTGTCAACTGATGGAATACATGATTATATAGATGATAATAAAATTCATGAAATACTCTTTAAAACAAATAATTTAGAAAAAAATATTAATACTCTTATTACTCTGGCTAAAGATAATGGTTCAAAAGATGACTTAAGTGGAATAGTAGTTTTTTACAAGTAA
- a CDS encoding sulfite exporter TauE/SafE family protein: MNELLVLLPILLASGVIAGLLAGLLGVGGGIVIVPMLYHIFIYLNIDITVAIPLSIGTSLSTIVVTSIMSARSHHKKGGIDWDLTKRWIPLVIIGVLIGSFSSKYIDASTLKFMFGILLVVVSLNMIISSFKSIIIAKQLPGNFGQSIFGLLLGGFASLLGIGGGTLMVPLLTLFSYPIHKAVSTASIFGLVISIPATIGYIIVGWGAPNLPVGSTGYVNWIGFIALVPMTMIFAPLGVKLAYRLNVKQLKVAFAVFLACVGVKMLLV, from the coding sequence ATGAATGAATTATTAGTGTTATTACCTATTCTTTTAGCATCTGGTGTAATAGCAGGTTTATTGGCAGGTTTATTAGGAGTTGGTGGAGGTATTGTTATAGTACCAATGCTTTATCATATATTTATTTATTTAAATATTGATATTACAGTTGCAATTCCATTATCAATTGGTACTTCACTATCTACAATTGTAGTTACTTCTATCATGTCTGCAAGATCACATCACAAAAAAGGTGGAATTGATTGGGATTTAACTAAGAGATGGATACCTCTTGTTATCATTGGAGTACTTATAGGTTCTTTTTCATCTAAATATATTGATGCTTCTACTTTAAAATTTATGTTTGGTATCTTATTGGTAGTAGTTTCACTTAATATGATAATAAGTAGTTTCAAAAGTATAATTATAGCTAAGCAGTTACCTGGTAATTTTGGGCAATCGATTTTTGGATTATTATTAGGTGGATTTGCTTCACTTTTAGGAATAGGGGGAGGAACTCTTATGGTTCCACTATTAACTCTTTTTTCTTATCCAATACACAAAGCTGTAAGTACAGCTTCAATATTTGGTTTGGTTATTAGTATTCCAGCAACTATTGGTTATATTATTGTTGGTTGGGGTGCTCCAAATTTACCTGTAGGCTCTACTGGATATGTGAATTGGATTGGATTTATTGCACTTGTTCCTATGACTATGATATTTGCTCCTTTGGGAGTAAAATTAGCATATAGACTTAATGTAAAGCAATTAAAAGTAGCTTTTGCTGTTTTTTTAGCTTGTGTTGGGGTAAAAATGCTTCTAGTGTAA
- a CDS encoding TRAP transporter small permease subunit, translating to MKQLALLANRLDTLIMRIGQITSWLIFILVLLVAGDVLFRYFFHISSIAEQEFQWHLLAAIAIFGSAYTFQQGEHVRVDLFYHNYSKNVKRWMNILIPLIIILPFSAFIIYLSSDYVLQSYANNEVSPDPGGLPYRYLVKGLIPLGFILIFIQGLAVLLKAITKTESEL from the coding sequence ATGAAACAACTGGCACTTTTAGCAAATAGACTTGATACGCTTATAATGCGTATCGGTCAAATAACATCTTGGCTAATTTTTATCTTGGTTTTATTAGTTGCGGGAGATGTTCTTTTTCGATATTTTTTTCATATAAGTTCTATTGCTGAACAAGAGTTTCAATGGCATCTTTTAGCAGCAATTGCAATATTTGGTTCTGCTTATACTTTCCAACAAGGAGAACATGTAAGAGTTGATCTTTTTTATCACAATTATAGTAAAAATGTAAAAAGATGGATGAATATATTAATTCCTTTAATAATAATTCTTCCTTTTTCTGCTTTTATAATTTATTTATCAAGTGATTATGTACTGCAATCTTATGCAAATAATGAAGTCTCACCTGATCCTGGGGGATTACCTTATAGATACCTAGTAAAAGGACTTATACCTTTAGGTTTTATACTTATTTTTATTCAAGGATTAGCGGTTTTATTAAAAGCCATAACAAAAACAGAAAGCGAGTTATAA
- a CDS encoding serine/threonine-protein kinase, protein MEECLSKLGLTDISHLKSAGQKDVYSGKSDKYGDIVIKIIRPGQNEERIEREIEIIERLDNINTSLIYEHGDIDCPRGKVKYIIESYIEGRCLKDYLKDEKTLSYSDVVDYLKQMLEILEILEKNNIVHRDIKPDNIIISESKKYFLIDFGIARDLDKDSITATGADYGPATVLYAPIEQIENKKDLIDSRVDLYSTCIIAYEMITGKNPYYEDGCGMPKIMRNVEKGKFKKLVSEEYEDIDTFINTCMNKFIGRRPESAADAKKWFNEII, encoded by the coding sequence ATGGAAGAATGTTTAAGTAAATTAGGTTTAACAGATATTAGTCATTTGAAATCTGCTGGACAAAAAGATGTTTATTCTGGAAAATCTGATAAATATGGTGATATTGTAATTAAAATTATAAGACCAGGACAAAATGAGGAAAGAATAGAAAGAGAAATAGAAATTATTGAACGTCTGGATAATATAAATACTTCACTTATTTATGAACATGGGGATATAGATTGTCCAAGAGGTAAAGTAAAGTATATTATCGAGTCTTATATAGAAGGACGTTGTTTAAAAGATTATTTAAAAGATGAAAAAACATTATCTTATAGTGATGTAGTAGATTACTTAAAACAAATGTTGGAGATACTTGAAATACTTGAAAAAAATAATATAGTACATAGAGATATAAAACCAGATAACATAATTATATCAGAGTCAAAGAAGTATTTTTTAATTGATTTTGGAATAGCAAGAGACTTGGATAAAGACTCTATTACAGCAACTGGTGCAGATTATGGACCGGCTACTGTTTTATATGCTCCCATAGAACAAATTGAGAATAAAAAAGATTTGATTGACAGTAGAGTTGATTTGTACTCAACTTGTATTATTGCATATGAAATGATAACAGGAAAGAATCCATATTATGAAGATGGTTGTGGAATGCCTAAAATAATGAGAAATGTTGAAAAAGGTAAATTTAAGAAACTTGTTTCAGAAGAATATGAAGATATTGATACTTTTATAAATACTTGCATGAATAAATTTATAGGAAGACGACCTGAAAGTGCTGCTGATGCAAAAAAGTGGTTTAACGAAATTATTTAA
- a CDS encoding PAS domain-containing sensor histidine kinase — protein MKIREYSLLTKLGIIIITLVVSIMLINSAYNYQKTKSSILKEMKDDSKESILSLKSNISILLASYSPNEYEQIITNELKDKDIFAIVIKDYNLGKVLGKNVYISGKIKNKNSIIEDYDDKNEEQNRQLVNSFFSNSSNITDSSNNILGTVTIYLSDSTLNEELDTIIYDSVINTIFLSVLLILFLFISIKYYILKPISNIIDTINNDNTYGIPNKTIPYSKSTEINELSSSINKMILSIKDSRAILEKSQHRLEYLLDFSPISIRITKKIKDNKDYVIFANRAYSQLLQIDKDNVYGINPKNYYINKSAYENIEKELLAGNSIYNMTMEVKINNKQVWVLASYMNIEYDGENAVIGWFYDITKEKENEANLHKALELQTTIFDNSGYMMISTNKEGVIQQFNKEAERLLGYEAKEVVNIHTPILFHLKSEIKQRKIYLSKELNINITSSFEVLAAKTNLGLKNEHEWTVISKNGEHIPVLVTITTLRNKDNETYGYLSISQDISQRKLLESQSKLASMGEMIGNIAHQWRQPLSVISTIASGILIKNELVEEISPQIVYDMEKIMSQTNYLSQTIDDFRNFIKDTNQKEKISIVETIEKALTILRPSINNNHINLITNFKSDCEIEGFQNQIIQAFINIINNAKDAIKEKLKEDTEKLIFIETHKINNQLILVIKDNAGGIDDSIMHKVFEPYFTTKHKSIGTGIGLSMSHQIITEYHDASIEVFNSTYTYDKKQYIGAYFQITFNNFCDT, from the coding sequence ATGAAAATACGAGAATATTCACTATTAACAAAACTGGGCATAATAATTATTACACTTGTAGTAAGCATTATGTTAATCAATTCAGCATATAACTATCAAAAAACAAAAAGTTCTATTTTAAAAGAGATGAAAGATGATTCAAAAGAGTCTATTCTCTCACTAAAAAGCAATATTTCAATATTACTTGCTTCATACTCTCCAAATGAATATGAGCAAATCATTACTAATGAACTTAAAGATAAAGATATTTTTGCAATTGTAATAAAAGATTATAATTTAGGAAAAGTATTAGGTAAAAATGTTTATATAAGTGGAAAAATAAAAAATAAGAATTCTATTATCGAGGACTATGATGATAAAAATGAAGAACAAAATAGACAGTTAGTAAATTCTTTTTTTTCTAATAGTTCGAATATTACTGACTCTTCAAATAATATCCTAGGTACTGTTACGATTTACCTTAGTGATTCAACTTTAAATGAAGAACTAGATACAATCATATATGATTCTGTTATAAATACTATCTTTTTATCTGTATTATTGATTTTATTTTTATTTATAAGTATAAAATACTATATATTAAAACCTATTTCAAATATCATTGATACAATTAACAATGACAATACCTATGGAATACCAAACAAAACTATTCCCTACTCTAAGAGTACAGAAATCAATGAACTTTCTTCTAGTATTAATAAAATGATTCTGTCAATAAAAGACTCTAGAGCTATTTTAGAAAAAAGCCAACATCGTCTTGAATACCTACTTGATTTTAGTCCGATATCAATAAGGATTACAAAAAAAATTAAAGACAATAAAGATTATGTAATTTTTGCTAATAGAGCTTATTCTCAACTATTACAAATAGATAAAGATAATGTTTATGGAATAAATCCAAAAAATTATTACATAAATAAATCTGCTTATGAAAATATAGAAAAAGAGCTACTCGCTGGAAATAGTATTTACAACATGACAATGGAAGTAAAAATAAATAATAAACAAGTTTGGGTATTAGCTTCTTATATGAATATTGAATATGATGGTGAAAATGCCGTTATTGGATGGTTCTACGATATAACAAAAGAAAAAGAAAATGAAGCAAACCTACACAAGGCACTGGAATTACAAACAACTATTTTCGACAACTCTGGATATATGATGATAAGCACTAACAAAGAAGGAGTTATTCAACAGTTTAATAAAGAAGCTGAAAGACTTTTAGGTTATGAAGCTAAAGAAGTTGTAAATATTCACACTCCTATACTTTTTCACTTAAAGTCTGAAATTAAACAAAGGAAAATTTATCTATCAAAAGAGTTAAATATTAATATAACATCAAGCTTTGAAGTACTTGCTGCTAAAACAAACTTAGGCTTAAAAAATGAACATGAATGGACAGTTATTTCAAAAAATGGAGAACATATCCCTGTACTTGTAACAATTACTACTTTAAGAAATAAAGATAATGAAACCTATGGGTATCTTTCAATTTCTCAAGATATATCTCAACGAAAATTGTTAGAATCCCAATCAAAATTAGCCTCAATGGGTGAGATGATAGGAAATATTGCCCATCAATGGAGACAACCACTTAGTGTGATTTCAACAATTGCAAGTGGAATACTAATAAAAAATGAATTAGTTGAAGAAATCTCTCCCCAAATAGTTTATGATATGGAAAAAATAATGAGTCAAACTAATTATTTATCTCAAACAATAGATGATTTTAGAAATTTTATAAAAGATACAAACCAAAAAGAAAAAATCTCAATTGTTGAAACAATTGAAAAAGCATTAACTATTTTAAGACCCTCAATAAATAACAACCATATAAATTTGATTACAAACTTTAAAAGTGATTGTGAAATTGAAGGTTTTCAAAATCAAATTATCCAAGCATTTATTAATATCATCAATAATGCAAAAGATGCAATAAAAGAAAAACTAAAAGAAGATACCGAAAAGCTTATTTTTATTGAAACTCATAAAATAAACAATCAACTTATATTGGTAATTAAAGACAATGCAGGAGGAATAGACGATTCTATCATGCATAAAGTTTTTGAACCATATTTTACAACAAAACACAAAAGTATAGGTACAGGTATTGGATTATCTATGTCGCACCAAATAATTACAGAATATCATGATGCCTCAATTGAAGTTTTTAACAGCACTTATACTTATGATAAGAAACAATATATTGGTGCATATTTCCAAATCACATTCAATAATTTTTGTGATACCTAA
- a CDS encoding TRAP transporter substrate-binding protein, producing MTKNRRDFIKKTGLAGITAAVAIPSVASADSKKKFRWKMTNCYGAGAPFYSTGPGSASYFCKRVEELTNGRLRIKHYPAGELIPAMEGFDAVSKGTIEMNWGNSFFWAGKTFAAQYFTAVPFGMTFEGTNAWLQFGGGQELWDEVYKPFNVIGLAAGNTGTQMTGWFKKEINGVKDLNGLRMRVPGLAGKVLEQLGVSVKLLPGGEIFPALERGVIDAAEFVGPYQDRRMGFQKAAKYYYTTGWGEPSNTTECLINKDAWATLPKDIQAIVKTVASECNLMGLSWSEANNSEALEDLVKNQGVIVKTLPDEVIKKLREVTFSTYDKLTAKDPLVKKVHESYFNFKTIHDGWQSKGELVVMTKLL from the coding sequence ATGACTAAGAATAGAAGAGATTTTATTAAAAAAACTGGTTTGGCAGGAATTACAGCAGCAGTGGCAATTCCATCAGTTGCTAGTGCAGATTCTAAAAAAAAGTTTAGATGGAAAATGACAAATTGTTATGGGGCAGGGGCTCCATTTTATTCTACTGGACCTGGAAGTGCAAGTTATTTTTGTAAAAGAGTTGAAGAGTTGACAAATGGAAGATTGAGAATCAAACATTATCCAGCTGGTGAATTAATCCCTGCAATGGAAGGTTTTGATGCTGTATCAAAGGGTACTATTGAGATGAATTGGGGTAATTCATTTTTTTGGGCTGGTAAAACATTTGCAGCACAATACTTTACCGCAGTTCCTTTTGGTATGACTTTTGAGGGTACAAATGCTTGGTTACAATTTGGTGGAGGACAAGAGCTTTGGGATGAGGTTTATAAGCCATTTAATGTGATTGGTTTAGCAGCTGGAAATACAGGTACTCAAATGACTGGATGGTTTAAAAAAGAGATAAATGGTGTTAAGGACTTAAATGGATTGAGAATGAGGGTTCCAGGACTTGCTGGAAAAGTTCTTGAGCAATTAGGTGTTAGTGTTAAGTTATTACCAGGTGGAGAGATTTTCCCAGCTTTAGAAAGAGGTGTAATTGATGCAGCAGAATTTGTTGGACCTTACCAAGATAGAAGAATGGGATTTCAAAAAGCTGCTAAATATTACTACACAACAGGATGGGGAGAACCAAGTAATACAACTGAGTGTTTAATTAATAAAGATGCTTGGGCAACACTACCAAAAGATATTCAAGCAATAGTAAAAACAGTTGCATCTGAGTGTAATCTTATGGGGCTTTCATGGTCTGAAGCAAATAATTCAGAAGCATTAGAGGATTTAGTAAAAAATCAAGGTGTTATCGTAAAAACATTACCAGATGAAGTTATTAAAAAACTAAGAGAAGTCACATTTTCAACATATGACAAACTTACGGCTAAAGATCCTTTGGTTAAAAAAGTTCATGAGAGTTACTTTAACTTTAAAACTATTCATGATGGTTGGCAAAGTAAAGGTGAATTAGTGGTTATGACTAAGTTGTTATGA
- a CDS encoding TRAP transporter large permease encodes MDPQILAILMVVSLFTLILAGVPVAFAIAGAGLFFGAIGVDMNLFNLLPARIFGVLTNYTLLAVPLFVFMGILLEKSRIAEKMLDVLGLLSGKKPGGMAIAIIVVGILMGASTGIVGATVVTLTMISLPTLLRRNYSHSVSCGTICASGTLGQILPPSLVLILLADISGEAIGPLFAAALVPGLLLACMYILYIVFLSWFFPQHVPPIDIEERESYSRKELYIEFIKSVAPPFILIFAVLGSIIGGLAAPTEAASMGAIGSLVIVFLSKRLSMEVLRETLYETMKVTGMIMFVLLASQIFGLSFRGLEGDYLVEDLFAAIPGGMWGSIIFMMFVLFVLGFFLEWIEISYIVLPLVLPIFHALDINMIWLGILVALNLQTSFLTPPFGWSLFFLKGVAPKEIKTMEIYKGVLPFIAIQIFVIGLVMLFPDIALWLPKAIGWM; translated from the coding sequence ATGGATCCACAAATATTAGCAATTTTAATGGTTGTATCTCTTTTTACATTGATTTTAGCAGGAGTTCCAGTTGCTTTTGCAATAGCAGGGGCAGGTCTGTTTTTTGGAGCAATTGGTGTAGATATGAATCTTTTCAATTTACTTCCTGCAAGAATCTTTGGAGTTTTGACTAACTATACACTTTTGGCAGTACCTTTATTCGTTTTTATGGGAATACTTTTAGAAAAATCCCGCATAGCAGAAAAGATGCTTGATGTATTAGGACTTTTATCTGGTAAAAAGCCTGGAGGAATGGCTATCGCGATTATCGTTGTGGGTATTCTTATGGGTGCATCAACAGGAATTGTAGGGGCAACAGTTGTTACTCTAACAATGATTTCTCTTCCTACACTTTTACGAAGAAATTATAGTCATAGTGTTTCGTGTGGTACTATTTGTGCTTCTGGAACATTGGGACAAATTTTACCTCCTAGTTTAGTTCTTATATTATTGGCAGATATTAGTGGAGAAGCCATAGGACCTCTTTTTGCTGCTGCTTTAGTTCCCGGGTTACTTTTAGCTTGTATGTATATTTTATATATTGTTTTTTTGAGTTGGTTTTTCCCTCAACATGTGCCACCAATTGATATTGAAGAGAGAGAATCTTATTCAAGAAAAGAGTTATACATAGAGTTTATAAAATCAGTTGCACCACCTTTTATTTTAATCTTTGCAGTTTTAGGCTCTATTATTGGAGGGCTTGCAGCCCCTACAGAAGCTGCTTCAATGGGAGCAATAGGCTCACTTGTGATAGTTTTTTTAAGTAAAAGATTAAGTATGGAAGTCTTGAGGGAAACCTTATACGAAACTATGAAAGTAACTGGTATGATTATGTTCGTTTTATTAGCTTCTCAAATATTTGGGCTGAGCTTTAGAGGATTAGAGGGAGATTATTTAGTAGAAGATCTTTTCGCCGCAATTCCAGGGGGAATGTGGGGTTCTATTATTTTTATGATGTTTGTACTTTTTGTATTAGGATTCTTTTTAGAATGGATTGAAATATCTTATATTGTATTGCCTTTGGTTTTACCTATATTTCATGCTTTGGATATAAATATGATATGGCTAGGTATTCTAGTTGCACTAAATTTACAAACTTCATTTTTAACTCCACCTTTTGGTTGGTCTTTATTTTTCCTAAAAGGTGTTGCGCCTAAAGAGATAAAGACTATGGAGATATATAAAGGTGTTTTACCTTTTATCGCAATTCAGATTTTTGTTATTGGATTAGTGATGCTTTTTCCAGATATTGCTTTATGGTTACCAAAAGCAATTGGATGGATGTAA